The Cricetulus griseus strain 17A/GY chromosome 9, alternate assembly CriGri-PICRH-1.0, whole genome shotgun sequence genome has a segment encoding these proteins:
- the LOC100775025 gene encoding LOW QUALITY PROTEIN: PRAME family member 12-like isoform X2 (The sequence of the model RefSeq protein was modified relative to this genomic sequence to represent the inferred CDS: substituted 1 base at 1 genomic stop codon) — translation IALEYMKVRMSSPSTLQQLAIRSLLKDEALVFSALKNLPMELFPPLFKGAFDGQQTNILTAIVAAWPFRCLPVGALMKTPDLETLKAVLGGLDLLIKEKDRPRSCKLEVHDLRDAQHNFWNSWAGLEDGVCSPDVNEKQPVVDHCLQQGKQVVTVMMNLSLKSRYLCKYLKYFCSWAIQRKEVLQAICERLEFGTIPAYNPVRLLEVFEPKSILELVVNGHWDMRTLAIFAPGLGQMRYLQKLHLNDICMSLEXIRNREMNVWCIRKIIPQFSHLVKLQHLYLNRVFFLNERLEQVLRSLESPLEILAITCCMLSEEDMRYLSPYPSIHQLRHVDLSGVSFVDLIHPLLGKLLEKLTATLKILKLKDCTLKDLQISVLLPALSQCSQLVELNFVRNFLSLSSLKKLLQHTANLRQLTRETYPAPEEVYDGIGNVLPDRFARHCSELLETLRGIREPNEDSFVSRRCLHCWKFVSMTWKPHYVPVGNK, via the exons ATAGCACTGGAGTATATGAAGGTCAGAATGAGTTCCCCATCCACACTCCAGCAGCTGGCAATAAGAAGTCTACTAAAAGATGAAGCCCTGGTTTTCTCTGCTCTGAAGAACCTGCCCATGGAACTCTTCCCACCGCTATTCAAAGGTGCTTTCGATGGCCAACAAACAAATATCCTGACAGCGATCGTGGCAGCCTGGCCCTTCCGATGCCTTCCTGTGGGAGCCCTGATGAAGACCCCTGACCTGGAGACCTTGAAGGCTGTGCTGGGTGGCCTTGATTTGCTGATTAAGGAAAAGGATAGACCTAG GAGTTGCAAACTAGAAGTCCATGATCTTCGGGATGCCCAACATAACTTCTGGAATTCGTGGGCTGGATTAGAGGATGGTGTCTGTTCCCCAGATGTTAATGAGAAACAACCAGTGGTGGATCATTGCCTACAACAGGGAAAACAGGTTGTGACTGTGATGATGAACCTTTCCCTCAAGTCCAGGTATCTCTGCAAATACCTAAAATATTTCTGCTCGTGGGCCATTCAGAGAAAAGAAGTGCTGCAGGCGATCTGTGAAAGGCTGGAGTTTGGGACCATCCCTGCCTATAACCCTGTTAGGCTTCTGGAAGTATTTGAACCAAAATCTATCCTGGAGTTGGTGGTGAATGGTCACTGGGACATGAGAACCCTTGCAATATTTGCCCCTGGCCTGGGTCAGATGAGATACCTTCAGAAACTCCATCTCAATGATATCTGCATGTCTTTGGAATAAATTAGGAACCGAGAAATGAATGTATGGTGTATTAGAAAAATCATACCCCAGTTCTCCCATCTCGTGAAGCTCCAGCATCTCTATTTGAATCGTGTTTTCTTCCTGAATGAAAGATTAGAACAAGTACTCAG GTCCTTGGAGAGTCCCTTAGAGATCCTTGCAATCACGTGCTGCATGCTATCAGAAGAAGACATGAGGTATCTGTCCCCGTATCCAAGCATTCATCAGCTCAGACATGTGGACCTGAGTGGTGTCAGCTTTGTAGATTTAATTCATCCCCTTCTAGGAAAGCTGCTAGAGAAACTGACAGCTACTCTGAAGATACTAAAATTGAAGGATTGTACACTCAAGGACTTGCAAATCAGTGTCCTCCTCCCTGCCCTGAGCCAGTGTTCCCAGCTGGTTGAGCTCAATTTTGTGAggaacttcctgtctctgtccagCCTTAAGAAGCTGCTGCAGCACACTGCCAATCTGCGACAGTTGACCCGAGAGACATACCCTGCTCCGGAAGAAGTCTATGATGGCATCGGCAATGTTCTGCCAGACAGATTTGCCCGACATTGCTCTGAGCTCTTGGAAACACTCAGGGGTATAAGAGAGCCTAATGAGGACTCCTTTGTGAGTAGGAGATGTCTACATTGCTGGAAATTTGTTTCTATGACCTGGAAGCCTCACTATGTTCCTGTTGGCAACAAATAA